The following DNA comes from Candidatus Poribacteria bacterium.
AGCAGACTGGAAAAGTCATGGCACTGTTCACATCAGACGCGCCAAAGGCTACAGAGGGGTTCCAGATATTTGCCAGCGACTATCCGACAAACACCATCCTGTTCATTGTTACCGTCCCTGTCGTCATGAACGTTAGTTGGCAATTATGCCTTCTCTCACTACTCCTCGCTGGTGTGACTGTTCTGATGCCAATTTTTTTCAACAAATCCCTCAATCGAATCGGGGAAGAAGTTCAAGAACAGAACGCCGTGCTGTCAAACAACCTACAGGAAAGCATTGCGGGTTCCCGCGAACTTAAAGGATTGGGAAAAGAACTCTACGATCTAAAAAACATCCATCACTTCCTGAAGCAACTTGTGACAATTCGTATCAAACAGGTAAAGATCCAAAAGGTAGGGGATATCTTAGTCATCTGGTGGCTCAGTGATGCCCTGGTGCTTCTGGTAGGAGGTGGGTATGTCTTACAAGACGCTATGACCGTGGGCGAACTCTTTGCAGTCGTCATGTGGTTCAATGCCCTGCAACGTCCCATACATTTTCTCGTCAGCCTGCATCTCAGCATTCCATCCGTCATGGCGGCTGCTCGCCGGATCTTCGCGTTCTTTGACGAACAGGAGGAAGAACCGCAAGGCGGGACACCCATCACGCACATTGAGGGCAACGTTCAATTTTCGAATGTCTCCTTTGAATACAGCGAAGCACAACCTGTTTTGAAAGGGATTAATTTTCAAGCAGAACCCGGCGAAACAATTGCCATCGTTGGCCCCAGCGGTGCGGGTAAAAGCACTCTGGTGAGCCTAATTCCGCGCTTCTATGAACCCCAACAGGGCGATATCCGCATCGACACCACGCCCATCAACACAATCCAAATCCAGTCGTTGCGATCCCATATCGGTATCGTTTTCCAAGATCCCTATCTATTCGCCGAGAGCATCGCCTATAACATCCGTCTGGGCGCGGAAGATCCAGATGCAGTCACACATGAAGAGATCGTCAGAGTCGCAAAGTTAGCAAACGCACACGACTTCATCGTGAATTTCCCTGAACAATACGCAAGTGAAGTCGGAGAACGTGGGGTTAAGCTATCCGGTGGTGAACAGCAACGCATCGCTATTGCGCGCGTGCTTATCAGAGACCCCAAAATCCTCATTCTCGATGAGGCGACCTCGTCTCTGGATGCAGAATCCGAGGCACTCGTTCAAGAAGCACTCACACGCCTCATGGAGGGACGCACCAGTTTCGTCATCGCACACCGACTCTCAACCGTTTTGAACGCCGACAAGATTCTCGTTCTCAGTGACGGAAAACTCGTCGAATCCGGCACACATGCTGAATTGATTCAACAGAGCGGTGTATACTACGATCTATTCCAGAAACAGTTCGCAGGCATACAAGCAGGCAACTCAGCTATCGGCATTACCGAAATTACTTAACATAAGTTGAAAAAGTGCTTGACTTTAACGCGTTTTTTTTGTAGAATTGTAAAAATGCTTGTAAGGAGAACTGGAAATGGAATTAACTTTTGAAAAACATGAACTCTTGTATTCTCTGCAAGTGCTACAGAGTGTAGCGAGTGGACGCACGACCCTACCGATTCTTTCAAATGTTCTTATCCAAGCCGTTGATGGAAAAATTGAATGTATCGCCACAGATCTGGAGGTCGGGATTAAGATCAAAGTGGAAGGTGCCATTCAAGAAGAGGGGACAATTACTGTCTCTGCCAAAAAGCTAGCAGACATTGTCAAAGAATTGCCCGAAGACAAACCGATCCACTTCGCAACGACAGCAAATGACCGGGTTGAACTCACCTGTGGGGACGGCGTTTATAAAATCATTGGACTTCCAGACGAAGAATTCCCACAATTACCTGCTGTTGACGGAGACTCATTAACGATCGACGGCGATATCCTGCGCAATCTACTCCAAAAAACTGAATTCGCCGCTGCAACGGAGGATGTCCGCTACTTCCTAAACGGACTCTACTTTAATTTCCTCCCAGATAAAACGGAAGTCGTTGCAACGGATTTGAGATGGATCGCACTCGCACGTTGTGAACCGCTCACGTCGTCGGAGAACGTAAAAGGTTTCATTATCCCACTCAAAGCCGTTAAAGAGATCGCTCGCACTTTCGCTGAATCTGATACAGTGCAGGTCTCAATTTTTGAAAATCAGATTCTCTTCGCTGATGAGAATGCTACCTTAACCACACGGCTCGTCGAGGGGGATTATCCGCCATACCAGAAGATCATCCCTGAATCCAACGAAGGCAGCACGGTGGTCTCTAAAGAACAGATCCTGCATGCGGCACGGCGCGTTGCATTGCTATCGAATCCGAAGAATTATGCGATTGCTTTGGAAATCAATACGGAGCAGATCCAGATTTCGGCGAAGACCCCGGAATTAGGGGAGGCATACGAGCCTGTTCCTGTGGAGTCTGGCACTGGACGCATACGAATTGGTATCGATGCCCGTCTGTTGATAGGCACTTTGGGACACATTGAGGCAGAATCTATCGCAATAGAATTTAGAAGTGAAGTAGAGC
Coding sequences within:
- a CDS encoding ABC transporter ATP-binding protein, encoding MKDVLRLLSYIKPYWHFQGLYILCQLGYFGGFIVLPWIEKILIDDVFLAKNADKLLPTCGLWMLVAFGMYLFSLGFAYFPIKVSQNAAKDIELAAYHHLRRLGFQFYDTQQTGKVMALFTSDAPKATEGFQIFASDYPTNTILFIVTVPVVMNVSWQLCLLSLLLAGVTVLMPIFFNKSLNRIGEEVQEQNAVLSNNLQESIAGSRELKGLGKELYDLKNIHHFLKQLVTIRIKQVKIQKVGDILVIWWLSDALVLLVGGGYVLQDAMTVGELFAVVMWFNALQRPIHFLVSLHLSIPSVMAAARRIFAFFDEQEEEPQGGTPITHIEGNVQFSNVSFEYSEAQPVLKGINFQAEPGETIAIVGPSGAGKSTLVSLIPRFYEPQQGDIRIDTTPINTIQIQSLRSHIGIVFQDPYLFAESIAYNIRLGAEDPDAVTHEEIVRVAKLANAHDFIVNFPEQYASEVGERGVKLSGGEQQRIAIARVLIRDPKILILDEATSSLDAESEALVQEALTRLMEGRTSFVIAHRLSTVLNADKILVLSDGKLVESGTHAELIQQSGVYYDLFQKQFAGIQAGNSAIGITEIT
- the dnaN gene encoding DNA polymerase III subunit beta, whose product is MELTFEKHELLYSLQVLQSVASGRTTLPILSNVLIQAVDGKIECIATDLEVGIKIKVEGAIQEEGTITVSAKKLADIVKELPEDKPIHFATTANDRVELTCGDGVYKIIGLPDEEFPQLPAVDGDSLTIDGDILRNLLQKTEFAAATEDVRYFLNGLYFNFLPDKTEVVATDLRWIALARCEPLTSSENVKGFIIPLKAVKEIARTFAESDTVQVSIFENQILFADENATLTTRLVEGDYPPYQKIIPESNEGSTVVSKEQILHAARRVALLSNPKNYAIALEINTEQIQISAKTPELGEAYEPVPVESGTGRIRIGIDARLLIGTLGHIEAESIAIEFRSEVEPIVFKPIGEDNHVCLVMPMRLES